From a region of the Mycobacteroides saopaulense genome:
- a CDS encoding MFS transporter, with the protein MTDLMTRTDETAADIKDSGPRPRVLAVDRDHPHYKWVALSNTTLGVLLATINSSIVLISLPAIFRGIGLNPLAAGNVSYLLWMLMGYLLASAVLVVLFGRLGDMYGRVRIYNMGFVVFTVAAVVLSFDPFHYGGGAVWLIAWRVVQGIGGAMLMANSSAILTDAFPSTQRGLALGINQVAAVAGSFLGLLIGGVLSEWDWRAIFWVGVPLGLLGTVWSYRSLIEIDQPTPGRLDWAGTVTVALGLTVLLTGITYGIQPYGNSSTGWGNPLVYGSLIAGVALLVLFCVIETRVADPMLDIGLFKNRAFGLGNLANLLASVGRGGLQFMLIIWLQGIWLPLRGYSYESTPLWAGIFLLPMTLGFLVAGPIAGVLSDRYGARPFATGGMVLSAVTFLALIAIPVNFNYWVFAALIFLNGLGSAIFTAPNTAAIMSSVPARQRGAASGVRGTFFNAGSSLSIGIFFSLMIVGLSATMPSAMQSGLTAQGVPAATAAEVSTMPPVGSLFAAFLGYNPIGELLAPSGVLDHPGVNTAELTGQSFFPNLITEPFHAGLVVVFIAAALMMAVAALASLGAGGKYAHAEE; encoded by the coding sequence ATGACTGACTTGATGACACGGACCGACGAAACAGCTGCGGACATCAAAGACAGCGGACCGCGGCCTCGTGTCCTTGCTGTGGACCGCGACCATCCGCACTACAAGTGGGTCGCACTGTCGAACACCACGCTCGGAGTGCTGCTCGCGACCATCAACTCCTCGATCGTGTTGATCTCGCTGCCCGCGATCTTCCGCGGCATCGGGCTGAACCCACTGGCCGCCGGGAACGTGAGCTATCTGCTGTGGATGCTCATGGGTTACCTGCTGGCCTCGGCCGTTCTGGTGGTGCTGTTCGGCCGTCTCGGCGATATGTACGGACGAGTCCGGATCTACAACATGGGATTCGTGGTGTTCACCGTCGCCGCGGTGGTGCTCTCCTTCGACCCGTTCCACTACGGCGGTGGCGCGGTGTGGCTCATCGCGTGGCGGGTGGTGCAGGGGATAGGCGGCGCCATGCTGATGGCCAACTCGTCGGCCATCCTCACCGATGCCTTCCCGTCCACGCAACGTGGATTGGCGCTCGGCATCAACCAGGTGGCCGCGGTGGCCGGCTCTTTCCTGGGGCTGCTGATCGGCGGGGTGCTCTCGGAATGGGATTGGCGGGCCATCTTCTGGGTGGGCGTGCCGTTGGGGCTGCTGGGCACCGTCTGGTCGTATCGGTCGCTCATCGAGATAGACCAGCCGACACCCGGAAGGCTGGACTGGGCGGGCACCGTCACCGTGGCGCTGGGACTCACCGTGCTGCTCACGGGAATCACGTACGGCATTCAGCCCTATGGCAATTCGAGTACCGGCTGGGGTAACCCGCTGGTCTACGGATCGCTGATCGCCGGAGTCGCGCTCTTGGTGTTGTTCTGCGTGATCGAGACCCGGGTGGCCGACCCGATGCTCGATATCGGGCTGTTCAAGAACCGAGCCTTCGGTCTGGGCAACCTGGCCAATCTGTTGGCATCCGTGGGCCGCGGCGGCCTGCAGTTCATGCTCATCATCTGGCTACAGGGCATCTGGTTGCCGCTGCGCGGATACAGCTATGAGTCCACACCTTTGTGGGCGGGAATCTTCTTGCTCCCCATGACGCTTGGCTTCCTGGTTGCCGGACCGATCGCCGGGGTGCTGTCGGACCGATACGGAGCCCGGCCCTTCGCGACCGGCGGCATGGTGTTGTCGGCGGTGACCTTCCTGGCGCTCATCGCCATTCCGGTGAACTTCAACTATTGGGTTTTTGCGGCGTTGATCTTCCTCAACGGGTTGGGGTCGGCCATCTTCACCGCGCCCAATACCGCGGCCATCATGTCCAGCGTGCCGGCGCGTCAGCGCGGTGCGGCCTCGGGCGTGCGCGGCACGTTCTTCAACGCGGGCAGCTCACTGTCTATCGGAATCTTCTTCTCGCTCATGATCGTCGGGCTTTCGGCCACCATGCCCTCCGCGATGCAGTCGGGGTTGACCGCGCAAGGTGTACCGGCGGCCACCGCCGCCGAGGTGTCCACCATGCCGCCCGTGGGCAGCCTGTTCGCGGCGTTCCTCGGGTACAACCCGATCGGCGAATTGCTTGCCCCGTCAGGGGTTCTGGACCACCCGGGTGTCAATACCGCCGAACTGACCGGACAGTCGTTCTTCCCGAATCTGATCACCGAGCCGTTCCATGCCGGCCTGGTCGTGGTCTTCATCGCCGCCGCGCTGATGATGGCGGTCGCGGCGCTCGCCTCACTGGGTGCGGGCGGCAAGTACGCCCACGCTGAGGAGTGA
- the thiC gene encoding phosphomethylpyrimidine synthase ThiC, with translation MPDQSRTPETVTTGPIQGSEKIYQELGNGLRVPQRRVNLTNGEHLDLYDTSGPYTDTHAVIDLQKGLPPRAGIVTDRGTQLQRARAGEITAEMEFIAVREGVPAELVRVEVAAGRAVIPANHKHPESEPMIIGKAFGVKINANIGNSAVTSSIAEEVEKMVWAIRWGADNIMDLSTGKDIHQTREWILRNSPVPVGTVPIYQALEKTNGDPAALTWELYRDTVIEQAEQGVDYMTVHAGVLLRYVPLTAKRVTGIVSRGGSIMAAWCLAHHRESFLYTHFEELCEILARYDVTFSLGDGLRPGSIADANDEAQFAELRTLGELTKIAKSHGVQVMIEGPGHVPMHKIVENVKLEEELCEEAPFYTLGPLATDIAPAYDHITSAIGAAIIAQAGTAMLCYVTPKEHLGLPDRKDVKDGVIAYKIAAHAADLAKGHPRAQLRDNALSKARFEFRWEDQFNLSLDPDTAREFHDETLPAEPAKTAHFCSMCGPKFCSMRITADIREFAAENGLETQEDIDAMLARGMEEKSAEFAEHGNRVYLPIS, from the coding sequence ATGCCTGATCAGTCACGTACCCCAGAGACCGTCACCACGGGTCCCATCCAGGGCAGCGAGAAGATCTACCAGGAGCTCGGCAACGGACTGCGGGTGCCGCAGCGCCGCGTCAACCTGACCAACGGCGAGCACCTGGACCTGTACGACACCTCGGGCCCGTACACCGATACCCATGCCGTCATCGATCTGCAGAAGGGTCTGCCACCGCGCGCCGGGATCGTGACCGACCGGGGTACCCAGTTGCAACGTGCCCGCGCCGGTGAGATCACCGCCGAGATGGAATTCATCGCCGTCCGCGAGGGTGTACCCGCCGAACTGGTCCGCGTCGAGGTGGCCGCGGGCAGGGCCGTCATCCCGGCCAACCACAAGCACCCGGAGAGCGAGCCGATGATCATCGGTAAGGCCTTCGGCGTGAAGATCAACGCCAACATCGGCAACTCGGCCGTCACCTCCTCGATCGCCGAGGAAGTCGAGAAGATGGTGTGGGCCATCCGCTGGGGCGCCGACAACATCATGGACCTGTCCACCGGCAAGGACATCCACCAGACCCGCGAGTGGATCCTGCGCAACTCCCCCGTCCCCGTCGGCACCGTGCCGATCTATCAGGCGCTGGAGAAGACCAACGGCGACCCGGCCGCACTCACGTGGGAGCTGTACCGCGACACCGTGATCGAACAGGCCGAGCAGGGCGTGGACTACATGACCGTGCACGCCGGCGTGCTGCTGCGCTATGTGCCCCTGACCGCCAAGCGCGTCACCGGCATCGTCTCGCGCGGCGGCTCGATCATGGCGGCCTGGTGCCTGGCACACCACCGGGAATCGTTCCTGTACACGCACTTCGAGGAGCTGTGCGAGATCCTGGCGCGCTATGACGTGACCTTCTCACTCGGCGACGGCCTGCGTCCGGGATCGATCGCCGACGCCAACGACGAGGCACAGTTCGCCGAGCTGCGCACCCTCGGCGAACTGACGAAGATCGCGAAATCCCATGGCGTGCAAGTGATGATCGAGGGTCCCGGCCACGTGCCGATGCACAAGATCGTCGAGAACGTGAAACTGGAAGAGGAACTCTGCGAGGAGGCCCCGTTCTACACCCTGGGACCGCTGGCCACCGACATCGCTCCGGCCTACGACCACATCACCTCGGCCATCGGCGCCGCGATCATCGCGCAGGCCGGCACGGCGATGCTGTGCTACGTCACCCCCAAGGAACACCTGGGCCTGCCCGATCGCAAGGACGTCAAGGACGGTGTGATCGCCTACAAGATCGCCGCACACGCCGCCGATCTCGCCAAGGGGCACCCCCGCGCACAGCTGCGTGACAACGCATTGTCCAAGGCGCGCTTCGAGTTCCGGTGGGAGGACCAGTTCAACCTGTCACTGGACCCGGACACTGCCCGCGAATTCCACGACGAGACGCTGCCCGCCGAGCCCGCCAAGACGGCGCACTTCTGCTCGATGTGCGGCCCGAAGTTCTGCTCCATGCGCATCACCGCCGATATCCGCGAGTTCGCAGCCGAGAACGGTTTGGAGACCCAGGAGGACATCGACGCGATGCTGGCCCGCGGCATGGAGGAGAAGTCGGCAGAGTTCGCCGAACACGGCAATCGGGTCTATCTGCCCATCTCGTAG